Proteins encoded together in one Vicinamibacterales bacterium window:
- a CDS encoding sugar kinase, producing the protein MTCGLEIAKDGALDFVSLGALVHRLDPGLVPFRKATHCDIHVSGGEFNAAANLSDCFGLRTGIATAMVDYPIGALIAERVKAMGVRPFYKRFAHNGVNGPNMAAVYSDRGFGVRPPVVFYNRSNEAAAQLKPGDFDWASIFAGGVRWFHSGGIFAALSETTGEVIIEGMKAAKAAGAVISFDLNFREKLWNIWGGQQRAVDVVARIVEHVDVLVGNEEDLQKGLGIPGPEVSAKSKLDPSTFFAMIKDVVKKHPQVKVVATTLREVHSTNRHSWGAVAWVNGQTYCSPTCELNVLDRVGGGDGFASGFFYGLLTNQSPEDAVKLGWAHGALLTTFPGDTTMATVEQVRALARGGSARIQR; encoded by the coding sequence ATGACTTGTGGTCTCGAGATCGCAAAGGACGGTGCGCTCGATTTCGTGTCGCTCGGGGCGCTGGTTCACCGGCTGGACCCGGGCCTGGTCCCGTTCCGCAAGGCCACGCACTGCGACATCCATGTGAGCGGCGGCGAGTTCAACGCGGCGGCGAACCTCTCGGACTGCTTCGGCCTGCGGACCGGCATCGCCACGGCCATGGTGGACTATCCCATCGGCGCGCTGATTGCCGAGCGCGTCAAGGCGATGGGCGTGCGGCCGTTCTACAAGCGATTCGCGCACAACGGCGTCAACGGCCCCAACATGGCCGCCGTCTACAGCGACCGCGGTTTCGGCGTGCGGCCGCCCGTCGTGTTCTACAACCGGTCGAACGAAGCCGCGGCGCAGCTGAAGCCCGGTGATTTCGACTGGGCGTCCATCTTCGCCGGTGGCGTTCGCTGGTTCCACAGCGGCGGGATCTTCGCCGCCCTGTCGGAAACCACAGGAGAGGTCATCATCGAAGGGATGAAGGCTGCCAAGGCCGCCGGCGCGGTGATCTCGTTCGACCTCAACTTCCGCGAGAAGCTCTGGAATATCTGGGGGGGACAGCAGCGCGCCGTGGACGTCGTGGCGCGCATCGTCGAGCACGTGGATGTGCTGGTCGGCAACGAGGAGGATCTGCAGAAGGGACTCGGCATCCCCGGTCCGGAAGTGTCGGCGAAGTCGAAGCTCGATCCCAGCACGTTCTTTGCGATGATCAAGGACGTCGTGAAGAAGCATCCGCAGGTCAAGGTCGTGGCGACCACCCTGCGTGAGGTGCACTCGACGAATCGGCACAGCTGGGGCGCCGTGGCGTGGGTCAACGGGCAGACGTACTGCTCGCCGACGTGCGAACTCAACGTGCTCGATCGTGTGGGCGGCGGTGACGGGTTCGCCTCGGGGTTCTTCTACGGCCTGTTGACGAACCAGTCGCCGGAGGACGCCGTGAAACTGGGCTGGGCGCACGGCGCGCTGCTGACGACGTTCCCTGGCGACACGACGATGGCGACCGTCGAGCAGGTGAGGGCGCTCGCGCGCGGCGGGTCCGCACGAATTCAGCGGTAA
- the gndA gene encoding NADP-dependent phosphogluconate dehydrogenase: MQCDIGVVGLGVMGSNLALNMERHGFRVAGYDLDAAKGQAFVTGPAAGKNVEIAESPDRLMAMLNKPRRVLLMVPAGAAVDSAIAHLKGHLEAADILIDGGNSFFLDTERRNKALAADGLNYVGTGVSGGEQGALWGPSIMPGGQPEAWDALAPILRAIAAKADDGEPCVDYMGPGGAGHFVKMVHNGIEYGDMQLIAETYDVLSRGLGLSAAELHDVFAEWNQGELKSYLVEITAAVLAKTDPDTGRPLVEVILDEAQQKGTGKWTSQNALDIGAAIPTINAAVESRLISALKPQRVAASRVLHGPSPKYTGNRQQLIDAARDALYASKITSYAQGLALLRIASAEYKYDLKPADIAKIWRAGCIIRASLLGDIMAAFRRDPTLVNLLIDPAFADAVMRRQAAWRLVVQTAVGMGIPVLATSASLAYFDAYRSERLPANLTQGQRDYFGAHTYRRVDKSGVFHTEW; the protein is encoded by the coding sequence ATGCAGTGTGATATCGGGGTGGTCGGACTCGGCGTGATGGGGAGCAACCTGGCGCTGAACATGGAGCGTCACGGGTTCCGCGTGGCAGGCTACGACCTCGACGCCGCGAAGGGGCAGGCGTTCGTGACCGGGCCGGCCGCGGGCAAGAACGTCGAGATCGCGGAGTCGCCGGATCGGCTGATGGCGATGCTGAACAAGCCGCGGCGCGTGCTGCTGATGGTGCCGGCTGGGGCGGCCGTGGACAGCGCGATCGCTCACCTCAAGGGCCACCTCGAGGCGGCGGACATCCTGATCGACGGCGGGAACTCCTTCTTCCTGGACACGGAGCGCCGGAACAAGGCCCTGGCGGCTGACGGCCTCAACTACGTGGGCACGGGCGTGTCTGGCGGCGAGCAGGGTGCGCTCTGGGGGCCGAGCATCATGCCAGGCGGGCAGCCCGAGGCCTGGGACGCGCTCGCGCCCATTCTCCGCGCCATCGCCGCGAAGGCCGATGACGGCGAGCCGTGCGTGGACTACATGGGCCCGGGCGGAGCCGGCCACTTCGTGAAGATGGTCCACAACGGGATCGAGTACGGCGACATGCAGTTGATAGCCGAGACCTACGACGTCCTGTCGCGTGGCCTCGGGCTGTCGGCGGCCGAACTGCACGACGTCTTCGCGGAGTGGAACCAGGGCGAGTTGAAGTCGTACCTGGTCGAGATCACGGCGGCCGTGCTCGCCAAGACCGACCCGGACACCGGCCGTCCGCTCGTCGAGGTGATCCTCGACGAGGCGCAGCAGAAGGGCACGGGGAAGTGGACGAGCCAGAATGCGCTCGACATCGGTGCCGCGATTCCGACGATCAACGCGGCGGTGGAGAGCCGGCTCATCTCGGCGCTCAAGCCGCAGCGTGTCGCCGCGAGCCGGGTGCTCCATGGACCGTCGCCCAAGTACACCGGGAACCGCCAGCAGTTGATCGATGCCGCGCGGGACGCGCTCTACGCGAGCAAGATCACCTCGTATGCGCAGGGCCTCGCGCTGCTGCGGATCGCGTCGGCCGAGTACAAGTACGACCTCAAGCCGGCGGACATCGCGAAGATCTGGCGCGCTGGCTGCATCATCCGCGCGAGTCTGCTGGGCGACATCATGGCGGCGTTCCGGCGCGATCCGACGCTGGTCAACCTGTTGATCGACCCCGCGTTCGCCGACGCCGTCATGCGACGGCAAGCCGCGTGGAGGCTCGTTGTCCAGACGGCCGTCGGCATGGGAATTCCGGTGCTCGCGACGAGTGCGTCGCTGGCGTACTTCGATGCGTACCGCAGCGAGCGCCTGCCGGCGAACCTGACGCAGGGGCAGCGGGACTATTTCGGTGCGCACACGTACCGCCGTGTCGACAAATCGGGGGTGTTCCACACGGAGTGGTGA
- a CDS encoding lactate racemase domain-containing protein, which yields MTSDCFGLGTAGSHLTDVDVHRVVREALDSLPLDGRRLLVLVPDGTRTMPLPLMTEAIEAAAGLRVSRLDYLVALGTHQPMNDEQLTRLFGRTVTAGGFGRSRVFNHRWDDPFTFATLGTIPAAEIGELTEGRLARDVVVSLNKLIFDYDQVIICGPVFPHEVVGFSGGNKYLFPGIAGPEIINFTHWLGALISSYHVIGAGYTPVRAVIDRAAELVDRPVACFALVVTHESLVGLYFGTAPAAWRAAAALSAQTHIVHVDRPYRRVLSVMPEMYEDLWTAAKGMYKLEPAVADGGEVVIYAPHITEVSYTHGRIIDEIGYHCRDYFLGQWNRFSGYPGGVLAHSTHVKGLGRYDVATGIETPRVQVTLATGIPEERCRRINLGYCDPAGIRLEDWTGREDEGVLVVPRAGEMLYRVKQPATMEQVHAV from the coding sequence ATGACTTCCGACTGCTTCGGGCTTGGGACGGCGGGCAGTCACCTGACCGATGTGGACGTGCACCGCGTCGTCCGCGAAGCCCTCGACTCGCTCCCGCTCGACGGACGCCGTCTGCTCGTTCTCGTGCCGGACGGGACCCGCACGATGCCGCTGCCGCTGATGACCGAGGCGATCGAGGCGGCGGCCGGGCTGCGCGTGTCTCGCCTCGACTATCTCGTCGCCCTCGGCACGCATCAGCCGATGAACGACGAACAGTTGACGCGGCTGTTCGGCCGGACTGTCACGGCTGGGGGCTTCGGGCGGAGCCGGGTCTTCAATCACCGGTGGGATGACCCGTTCACGTTTGCGACGCTCGGGACGATTCCTGCCGCGGAGATCGGTGAGTTGACCGAAGGCCGCCTCGCGCGGGACGTGGTCGTCTCGCTCAACAAGCTCATCTTCGACTACGACCAGGTCATCATCTGCGGACCGGTATTTCCTCATGAGGTCGTGGGCTTCTCGGGCGGCAACAAGTACCTGTTCCCAGGGATTGCCGGCCCGGAGATCATCAACTTCACGCACTGGCTCGGTGCGCTCATCAGCAGTTACCACGTCATCGGCGCCGGATATACGCCCGTGCGGGCCGTCATCGACCGGGCGGCCGAGCTCGTCGACCGTCCCGTGGCGTGCTTCGCGCTCGTGGTGACCCATGAGAGCCTGGTCGGGCTGTATTTCGGGACCGCTCCGGCGGCGTGGCGTGCGGCGGCCGCACTGTCGGCGCAAACGCACATCGTGCACGTCGACCGCCCGTACCGCCGGGTGTTGTCGGTGATGCCGGAGATGTACGAAGATCTGTGGACGGCGGCCAAGGGCATGTACAAGCTCGAGCCCGCGGTCGCCGACGGCGGGGAAGTCGTCATCTACGCGCCGCACATCACCGAGGTGAGCTACACGCACGGCCGGATCATCGACGAGATCGGGTATCACTGCCGTGACTACTTCCTTGGGCAGTGGAACCGGTTCTCCGGGTATCCTGGTGGCGTCCTCGCGCACTCGACGCACGTCAAGGGGTTGGGGCGCTACGATGTGGCGACGGGGATCGAGACGCCGCGCGTGCAGGTGACGCTCGCGACCGGGATTCCGGAGGAACGGTGCCGGCGGATCAACCTTGGCTATTGCGATCCGGCCGGGATCCGTCTGGAGGACTGGACGGGGCGCGAAGACGAAGGCGTGCTGGTGGTACCGCGTGCCGGGGAGATGTTGTACCGGGTGAAGCAGCCCGCTACCATGGAGCAGGTCCATGCAGTGTGA
- a CDS encoding SDR family oxidoreductase: MNLAELTRQYDFTGRTVIVTGAMGVIGGELACALVGCGANVVMLDRNLDPAKGLLDLMGPEAACRAVAVGGDVLDVDSLRRVADMVADRFGAPDALINNAGGNKAEATTGPQLSFFDIPPDALRWIVDLNLLGTVLPSQVFGRQMVERGEGVILNVSSMNAFRPLTRIPGYSAAKAAVSNFTQWLAVHMAQEYSPKIRVNAIAPGFLRTRQNEFLLTDRETGNLTARGQTILAHTPMNRFGKPEDLLGAVLWLLSPASSFVTGIVLPIDGGFSAFSGV; this comes from the coding sequence ATGAACTTGGCTGAGTTGACTCGCCAGTACGACTTCACGGGACGCACCGTCATCGTCACCGGGGCGATGGGCGTCATCGGTGGTGAGCTTGCGTGTGCGCTCGTCGGGTGCGGCGCCAACGTCGTGATGCTCGACCGCAACCTCGATCCGGCAAAAGGGCTGCTGGATCTGATGGGGCCGGAGGCGGCGTGCCGCGCGGTCGCCGTCGGCGGCGATGTGCTCGATGTCGACAGCCTCCGCCGCGTCGCCGATATGGTCGCCGACCGCTTCGGGGCGCCCGATGCGCTCATCAACAACGCCGGCGGGAACAAGGCCGAGGCGACGACCGGTCCGCAGTTGTCGTTCTTCGACATTCCCCCCGACGCGCTGCGGTGGATCGTCGACTTGAACCTGCTCGGGACCGTGCTTCCGTCGCAGGTGTTCGGCCGGCAGATGGTCGAACGCGGTGAGGGGGTGATTCTCAACGTCTCGTCGATGAACGCCTTCCGCCCGCTCACACGCATCCCCGGATACTCGGCTGCGAAGGCCGCCGTCTCCAACTTCACGCAGTGGCTCGCCGTGCACATGGCGCAGGAGTACTCGCCGAAGATCCGCGTCAATGCCATCGCCCCGGGCTTCTTGAGGACCAGGCAGAACGAGTTCCTGCTGACCGACAGGGAGACGGGGAATCTGACCGCGCGCGGCCAGACGATCCTCGCTCACACGCCGATGAACCGATTCGGCAAGCCGGAGGACCTGTTGGGCGCCGTGCTCTGGCTGCTCTCGCCGGCTTCGTCGTTCGTCACCGGCATCGTGCTGCCGATCGACGGCGGCTTCTCCGCCTTCAGTGGCGTATGA
- a CDS encoding glycoside hydrolase family 2 TIM barrel-domain containing protein — protein sequence MPNPAGLTRRDLLKSAAVATAAALGCPPAGLGAVQTAPAGVTAIDLAGGRILAGWEHYRGTLGGSWEIWRGDKASDNVPWRTVDLPHCFNARDAVDPDTIYYQGPGWYRTTIPLDTAAAPGGRTLLVFEGAGQTTTVWVHTQKVGSHVGGYDEWRVDLTDWLARIPADYKGAVPVAVCCDNSRDLERIPSALSDFNLYGGLYRHVRLVQVPAISIERIHVATEVTPGQPARVEVRARLYNPTATQSDLRVTVRLTDPGGRPVSTTTRAMTAWSGEQTVVKATLASPALWSPERPALYRCDVTIESEHGTTTAQEAFGLRFADWVERGPFRLNGERLLLRGTQRHEDHAGLGAALTDDLVRRELRMIKHMGANFIRLGHYQQSRLALQLCDELGLLVWEEVPWCRGGVGGERYRTQARDMLRAMIDLHFNHPSVILWGLGNENDWPGDFETFDQAAIQSFMRELNDLAHQLDPSRKTAIRRCDFCKDIPDVYSPSIWAGWYRGRYTEYKPSSEEEMKRVRHFFHAEWGGDSHAGRHSEDPDRVLARIGTGLGTDERGLDYLLTGGQTRASRDGDWSETYICNLFDWHLKEQETMPWLTGAAQWIFKDFSTPLRGENPVPRMNQKGLVERDLTPKEGYYVFQSYWAAAPMVHIYGHSWPVRWGEPDEQKFVKVYSNCEQVELFVNGVSAGIRTRNSQDFPAAGLRWLVRLREGDNVLRAVAAGRGAPPVSDEIRTTYQTARWGAPARLTLAEGARDGETVRVETSLQDAHGVVCLDSRAVVRFGLAGSGRLLDNLGTVGGSRVVELTNGRGRISLVRAGGPSTISVSAKGVPTTFLLVP from the coding sequence ATGCCCAATCCAGCCGGTCTGACCCGCCGGGACCTGCTCAAGTCCGCTGCCGTGGCGACTGCAGCCGCGCTCGGCTGCCCTCCGGCAGGCCTCGGAGCCGTGCAGACCGCTCCGGCCGGCGTGACGGCGATCGACCTTGCCGGCGGGCGGATCCTCGCGGGCTGGGAGCACTACCGCGGGACCCTCGGCGGCTCGTGGGAAATCTGGCGCGGCGACAAGGCCAGCGACAACGTGCCGTGGCGGACCGTGGATCTGCCGCACTGCTTCAACGCGCGCGACGCGGTGGATCCTGACACTATCTACTATCAGGGTCCCGGTTGGTATCGAACCACCATCCCGCTCGATACCGCGGCGGCACCCGGCGGTCGAACGCTGCTCGTCTTCGAAGGGGCGGGCCAGACGACCACGGTGTGGGTCCACACGCAGAAGGTCGGCAGTCATGTCGGCGGCTACGACGAGTGGCGCGTGGACCTGACTGACTGGCTCGCACGGATCCCCGCCGACTACAAGGGCGCGGTACCGGTGGCCGTGTGCTGCGACAACTCCCGCGACCTCGAGCGCATCCCGTCCGCCCTCTCGGACTTCAACCTGTACGGGGGGTTGTACCGGCACGTGCGCCTCGTCCAGGTGCCGGCGATCTCGATCGAACGCATTCACGTGGCCACCGAGGTCACGCCCGGTCAGCCGGCACGGGTGGAAGTGCGGGCGCGCCTCTACAATCCGACGGCGACACAGAGCGACCTGCGGGTGACGGTGCGCCTCACCGACCCGGGCGGCCGGCCGGTCTCGACGACGACCCGCGCGATGACGGCCTGGTCCGGCGAGCAGACGGTCGTGAAGGCAACGCTGGCCTCGCCCGCCCTCTGGTCACCGGAAAGGCCGGCGCTCTACCGCTGCGACGTCACCATCGAGAGCGAGCACGGCACGACGACCGCACAGGAAGCGTTCGGCCTGCGATTCGCCGACTGGGTCGAGCGCGGCCCGTTCCGCCTGAATGGCGAGCGCCTGCTGCTGCGCGGTACACAGCGTCACGAGGACCACGCAGGCCTTGGCGCCGCGCTCACCGACGATCTCGTCCGCCGCGAGCTCCGGATGATCAAGCACATGGGCGCCAACTTCATCCGGCTCGGCCACTACCAGCAGTCGCGGCTCGCGCTGCAGCTCTGCGACGAACTGGGCTTGCTCGTCTGGGAGGAGGTACCGTGGTGCCGGGGCGGCGTCGGCGGCGAGCGATATCGGACGCAGGCCCGTGACATGCTCCGCGCGATGATCGATCTGCACTTCAACCATCCGTCGGTCATCTTGTGGGGGCTCGGCAACGAGAACGACTGGCCCGGCGACTTCGAGACGTTCGATCAGGCCGCCATTCAGTCTTTCATGCGCGAGCTGAACGACCTGGCGCACCAGCTCGACCCGTCGCGCAAGACCGCCATTCGTCGCTGCGACTTCTGCAAGGACATTCCCGACGTCTACTCGCCGTCGATCTGGGCCGGCTGGTATCGCGGCCGCTACACGGAATACAAACCGTCGAGCGAAGAGGAGATGAAGCGGGTCAGGCACTTCTTCCACGCCGAATGGGGCGGCGACAGCCACGCCGGCCGGCACTCGGAGGATCCGGACCGCGTGCTGGCGCGCATCGGCACGGGCCTGGGCACCGACGAACGCGGCCTCGACTATCTCCTCACCGGCGGCCAGACGCGCGCCTCACGCGATGGCGACTGGTCCGAGACCTACATCTGCAATCTCTTCGACTGGCACCTCAAGGAACAGGAGACGATGCCGTGGCTGACGGGCGCGGCGCAGTGGATCTTCAAGGACTTCTCCACGCCGCTGCGGGGCGAGAACCCGGTTCCACGCATGAACCAGAAGGGACTCGTCGAGCGCGACCTGACGCCCAAGGAGGGCTACTACGTCTTCCAGTCCTACTGGGCGGCCGCGCCGATGGTCCACATCTACGGGCATTCGTGGCCCGTGCGATGGGGCGAGCCCGACGAGCAGAAGTTCGTCAAGGTCTATTCGAACTGCGAACAGGTGGAGCTGTTCGTCAACGGCGTGTCGGCCGGCATCCGGACGCGCAACAGCCAGGACTTCCCCGCTGCCGGCTTGCGGTGGCTCGTGCGGCTGCGTGAAGGCGACAACGTGCTTCGGGCCGTCGCGGCCGGTCGCGGCGCTCCACCCGTCAGCGACGAGATCCGTACGACGTACCAGACCGCGCGGTGGGGCGCCCCGGCGCGCCTCACGCTCGCCGAGGGCGCGCGTGACGGCGAGACGGTGCGCGTCGAGACCTCTCTGCAGGACGCCCACGGCGTGGTCTGCCTCGACAGCCGTGCCGTCGTGCGGTTCGGTCTCGCCGGCAGCGGGCGCCTGCTCGACAACCTCGGTACCGTGGGCGGGTCGCGGGTGGTCGAGTTGACGAACGGCCGCGGCCGCATCTCGCTCGTGCGCGCGGGCGGACCGTCCACCATCAGCGTGTCGGCGAAGGGTGTGCCGACGACGTTCCTGCTCGTGCCATGA
- a CDS encoding alginate lyase family protein has protein sequence MRPLKTRLGFACVAALVFAVPGRAQSAPPLDIRAAERLRVIPLADAFLKEAPETVTASHSPRSAGGTHDFFSEADYWWPDPKDPDGPYIQRDGMSNPANFVGHRLAMIRFSTHVAALTSAYVLTRDERYAAHALAHLRAWFVDSATRMNPNLQFAQAIKGRATGRGTGIIDTIHLVEVARAAGILASAHSARPDEMRAVRQWFGEYLTWLTTHEYGLQERDARNNHGTCWVMQVAAFAQLTGDEALLGACRRRYKEVIVPGQMAADGSFPLELRRTKPYGYSLFNLDALATICQLLSTPDDNLWTWSLPDGRGIRKAMAFLFPFMEDKATWSHPKDVMYFDEWPVRQPSLLFAGRALHEPAYLDLWRRLNGTPTAGEVIRNLPVRHPLVWFEQ, from the coding sequence ATGAGACCGTTGAAGACGCGCCTGGGGTTCGCCTGCGTGGCCGCGCTCGTGTTCGCCGTCCCGGGGCGTGCCCAGTCGGCCCCGCCCCTCGACATTCGCGCGGCCGAACGCCTCCGCGTCATCCCGCTCGCTGACGCGTTCCTGAAGGAAGCTCCCGAGACGGTGACCGCGAGCCACTCACCGCGCAGCGCGGGCGGCACGCACGACTTCTTCTCCGAGGCCGACTACTGGTGGCCGGACCCGAAGGACCCCGACGGTCCGTACATCCAGCGCGACGGGATGTCGAATCCCGCGAACTTCGTCGGCCATCGCCTGGCCATGATCCGGTTCAGCACTCATGTGGCCGCGCTGACCTCGGCGTACGTCCTCACGCGCGACGAACGGTATGCGGCGCATGCGCTGGCGCACCTGCGTGCCTGGTTCGTGGATTCCGCCACCCGCATGAACCCGAATCTCCAGTTCGCGCAGGCAATCAAAGGACGGGCGACCGGACGCGGCACGGGGATCATCGACACCATTCATCTCGTGGAGGTCGCCAGGGCGGCAGGGATCCTCGCGTCCGCTCATTCCGCACGGCCGGATGAGATGCGCGCCGTCCGGCAGTGGTTTGGCGAGTACCTGACGTGGCTCACCACCCACGAGTACGGGCTGCAGGAACGGGACGCCAGGAACAACCACGGCACGTGCTGGGTCATGCAGGTGGCCGCCTTCGCGCAACTGACCGGCGATGAGGCGCTGCTCGGCGCCTGCCGACGTCGCTACAAGGAGGTGATCGTGCCAGGGCAGATGGCCGCCGACGGGAGTTTCCCGCTCGAGCTGCGGCGAACGAAGCCGTACGGCTACTCGCTGTTCAACCTCGATGCGCTCGCGACGATCTGTCAGCTGCTCTCGACGCCGGACGACAATCTCTGGACGTGGTCGCTGCCCGACGGGCGCGGCATTCGAAAGGCGATGGCCTTCCTGTTTCCGTTCATGGAGGACAAGGCCACCTGGAGCCACCCGAAAGATGTCATGTACTTCGACGAGTGGCCGGTCCGCCAGCCGAGCCTGCTGTTTGCGGGCCGCGCCCTGCACGAGCCGGCGTACCTCGACCTGTGGAGGCGTTTGAACGGAACCCCGACGGCCGGGGAAGTGATCCGCAATCTGCCGGTGCGCCACCCACTCGTCTGGTTCGAGCAATAG
- a CDS encoding UTP--glucose-1-phosphate uridylyltransferase gives MNIDSAVVPVAGLGTRLLPATKSQPKEMLPVGRKPVVQYVVEELARVGMQRVLFITGPGKASIENHFDLNGELIQTLRETGKEELLAELEFERAALQYFYTRQRQLLGLGHAVLCARSFVGHQPFVVALGDSIIGLHAESDVVGRMTQCFAERQADAVIAFEEVPRADVHRYGIAKPRTSGDIFEIDDLIEKPSIHEAPSTLAIAARYVLSPSIFDALDHTPPGKGGEIQLTDAIRSVVRSGGRAYGVRLHAHERRYDIGNFQAYFRAFVEFALADPRFGAPLRRYLEDLLHADRT, from the coding sequence GTGAACATCGACAGTGCTGTCGTGCCGGTAGCCGGTCTCGGCACACGACTGCTGCCCGCCACCAAATCGCAACCGAAGGAGATGCTGCCGGTCGGACGCAAACCGGTCGTGCAGTACGTGGTCGAGGAGTTGGCCCGCGTCGGGATGCAGCGCGTGCTGTTCATCACGGGCCCGGGAAAAGCATCCATCGAGAACCATTTCGATCTGAACGGCGAGCTGATCCAGACGCTCCGTGAGACGGGCAAGGAGGAGTTGCTCGCCGAACTGGAGTTCGAGCGTGCCGCGCTCCAGTATTTCTACACGCGGCAGCGGCAGCTCCTCGGGCTCGGCCACGCGGTGCTCTGCGCGCGGTCGTTCGTCGGCCACCAGCCTTTCGTTGTCGCGCTCGGCGACTCGATCATCGGCTTGCACGCCGAGAGCGATGTGGTTGGCCGGATGACGCAGTGCTTCGCCGAGCGGCAGGCCGACGCGGTCATCGCATTCGAGGAGGTCCCGCGGGCCGACGTCCATCGATACGGCATCGCCAAACCGCGCACGTCGGGCGACATCTTCGAGATCGACGATCTGATCGAGAAGCCCTCGATCCACGAGGCACCGAGCACGTTGGCCATCGCCGCGCGCTACGTGTTGTCGCCGTCGATCTTCGACGCGCTCGACCACACGCCACCGGGCAAGGGCGGGGAGATCCAGCTGACCGACGCGATCCGCTCGGTCGTTCGCTCCGGAGGGCGGGCGTATGGCGTGCGCCTCCACGCCCATGAACGCCGCTACGACATCGGCAACTTCCAGGCGTACTTCCGCGCGTTCGTCGAGTTCGCGCTGGCCGACCCCCGGTTTGGCGCGCCGCTCCGCCGCTATCTCGAGGACCTGCTCCATGCTGATCGTACGTAA